The Armatimonadota bacterium genome contains a region encoding:
- the rplW gene encoding 50S ribosomal protein L23 encodes MKSPYDIIIRPHITEKSVAMSYGKEFVADEKNVRTYTFVVAKTANKFEIKQAIEAMYNADKKDKDSSRIEVSSVRTISMKGKMRRVGQKSRGPRPDWKKAIITLAPGQQLEDYGV; translated from the coding sequence ATGAAAAGCCCATACGATATCATCATCCGCCCACACATCACTGAAAAGTCGGTAGCCATGAGCTACGGCAAAGAGTTCGTGGCCGATGAGAAGAACGTTCGAACTTACACCTTTGTTGTCGCAAAGACTGCAAACAAGTTCGAAATCAAGCAAGCCATTGAAGCGATGTACAACGCGGACAAGAAGGACAAGGATTCCAGCCGAATCGAAGTCTCCAGCGTTCGCACGATCAGCATGAAGGGCAAGATGCGACGAGTCGGTCAAAAGAGCCGAGGTCCGCGCCCTGATTGGAAGAAGGCGATCATTACCCTCGCTCCTGGTCAGCAATTGGAGGATTACGGAGTCTAA
- the rplB gene encoding 50S ribosomal protein L2, with amino-acid sequence MPVRRLKPTSPGRRHMIASTYEEITKKKPEKSLTVALPKSGGCNNKGRRTSFNKAGGNKRRYRIIDFKRQKDTLEATVIGIEYDPNRTCRIALLEYSDGEKRYILAPKGLVDGMKVISGEGADILPGHCLELRNIPLGTLVHNVEFQPQKGGQMVRSAGASAQVMAKEGNYVTLRLPSGEMRMVHYTCRATVGEVGNAEHENEQIGKAGKNRGLGRKPHVRGVVKSPRDHPHGGGEAKSPVGRKKGPVDRWGNKALGRRTRKNKRTDPFIVRRRYKS; translated from the coding sequence ATGCCAGTACGACGATTAAAACCAACTTCACCGGGCCGACGGCACATGATTGCGTCGACCTACGAAGAAATCACAAAGAAGAAGCCGGAAAAGAGCCTGACCGTTGCATTGCCAAAGAGTGGCGGTTGCAACAACAAGGGTCGCCGAACGAGCTTTAACAAGGCTGGCGGTAACAAGCGACGCTACCGAATCATCGACTTTAAGCGACAAAAAGATACGCTTGAAGCAACCGTGATCGGTATCGAATACGATCCGAATCGAACCTGCCGAATCGCATTGCTGGAATACAGCGATGGCGAAAAGCGATACATCTTGGCTCCAAAGGGCTTGGTTGATGGCATGAAGGTCATCAGCGGTGAAGGCGCAGACATCCTCCCAGGACACTGCCTTGAACTACGAAACATCCCTCTTGGTACTTTGGTTCACAACGTTGAATTCCAGCCTCAAAAGGGTGGCCAAATGGTCCGCTCCGCCGGTGCTTCCGCACAGGTGATGGCAAAGGAAGGCAACTATGTGACCCTCCGATTGCCATCGGGCGAAATGCGAATGGTCCACTACACTTGCCGAGCAACGGTCGGTGAAGTCGGCAACGCAGAGCACGAGAACGAGCAGATCGGCAAGGCCGGTAAGAACCGAGGACTTGGCCGAAAGCCACACGTCCGTGGTGTTGTCAAATCCCCTCGAGACCATCCCCATGGTGGTGGTGAAGCGAAGTCTCCTGTTGGCCGAAAGAAAGGCCCAGTGGACCGATGGGGCAACAAGGCACTCGGTCGAAGGACTCGCAAGAACAAGCGAACCGATCCGTTCATTGTTCGACGCCGATACAAGAGTTAA